Proteins encoded together in one Vulcanisaeta thermophila window:
- the pyrB gene encoding aspartate carbamoyltransferase, with product MGWLNRDVITVLDFTREDLETLFSEALEMEKYAKSRLNILSGKVLAVAFFEPSTRTRLSFETAMIRLGGSVIGFSGAEATSMAKGENLADTIRMLDSYANAIVIRHSLEGAAKFAAEVAESPVINAGDGSRNHPTQAMLDLYTIWREFKTIDGLSIGVLGDLRYARVVTSLIQALSYYRVRVHLISPEPLKPRQELLDFMVSRGMSFDWTDDPYRVIDDLDVLYVVRIQKERFPDPVEYERVRGAYKVDMKLLERAKPSMIILHPLPRVDEVDPAVDSSPHARYFRQAALGVPLRMALLKLILGGES from the coding sequence TTGGGTTGGTTAAATCGGGATGTAATAACAGTACTGGACTTCACAAGGGAGGACCTTGAGACCCTATTCTCAGAGGCCCTTGAGATGGAGAAGTACGCAAAGTCGAGGCTCAACATACTAAGTGGTAAGGTACTCGCCGTTGCCTTCTTCGAACCCAGCACGAGGACCAGATTGAGTTTCGAAACAGCCATGATTAGGCTTGGGGGCTCTGTCATTGGGTTCTCGGGTGCGGAGGCCACCTCCATGGCTAAGGGTGAGAACCTAGCGGACACCATTAGGATGCTGGACTCCTACGCCAATGCCATAGTCATTAGGCATAGCCTTGAGGGCGCCGCTAAGTTCGCGGCGGAGGTTGCGGAGTCGCCCGTCATAAACGCTGGTGATGGTTCCAGGAATCACCCAACCCAGGCCATGCTGGATCTATACACCATTTGGCGGGAGTTTAAGACCATTGATGGGCTCTCCATAGGGGTCCTGGGTGATCTTAGGTATGCGAGGGTGGTCACGTCACTGATACAGGCACTGTCCTACTACAGGGTTAGGGTTCACCTAATATCGCCGGAGCCCCTCAAACCGAGGCAGGAGCTCCTGGACTTCATGGTGAGTAGGGGCATGAGTTTTGACTGGACTGATGACCCGTACAGGGTCATTGATGACTTGGACGTGCTCTACGTGGTTAGGATACAGAAGGAGAGGTTCCCAGACCCTGTGGAGTACGAGAGGGTCAGGGGCGCCTATAAAGTTGACATGAAACTACTCGAGAGGGCTAAGCCCAGCATGATAATACTACACCCACTACCCAGGGTTGACGAGGTGGATCCCGCAGTGGACTCGTCACCACATGCCAGGTACTTCAGGCAGGCGGCCCTTGGTGTACCCCTGAGGATGGCACTACTTAAGTTAATCCTGGGTGGTGAGTCATGA
- a CDS encoding NAD(P)/FAD-dependent oxidoreductase, with translation MKRVLILGGGFGGLAAANELKGALGSEVDITVVDKRDTTDFRPSYLYVMIGYREPNQISAPLNLLSKRGIEFVKAEVTKIDPANRTVETTAGKLNYDYLIISLGAETHPELVRGGPIIHPWELDWALKTREAVKSFRKGRLVVAVHSTPYRCPPAPWETALLLDYFYSGLGRRGDITITMVHPFKRPFENFGPLAAKLMEGMMAERKIEWMGLGRNPAVDYVDPEKKELVTTTGERVKYDLLILIPPHRPPKAVAESDIANPQTGWAVATPPTFRTKYDDVYAIGDVVAPSVGLGMAGVIAHSYLKYVVASIVSDIKGTYIGSDFRIFASCALDVGGFGMAAACDFTKLALKQAPLPDCTFLPPSSTVRVFKEFFEKEYFAWLLKYVPG, from the coding sequence ATGAAGAGGGTACTAATACTCGGTGGTGGATTCGGAGGGCTTGCCGCGGCCAATGAGCTAAAGGGGGCCCTTGGTAGTGAGGTGGACATAACCGTAGTGGATAAAAGAGACACTACAGACTTCAGACCCTCATACCTATACGTAATGATTGGTTACAGAGAGCCCAACCAAATAAGTGCACCACTGAACCTATTGAGTAAGAGGGGTATTGAGTTTGTGAAGGCTGAGGTAACCAAGATAGACCCCGCCAATAGGACTGTGGAGACCACGGCTGGTAAGTTAAACTATGACTACCTAATCATAAGCCTAGGCGCCGAGACTCACCCGGAGCTCGTTAGGGGAGGGCCCATAATACACCCATGGGAATTGGACTGGGCCCTAAAGACCAGGGAGGCCGTGAAAAGCTTCAGGAAGGGTAGGCTCGTGGTTGCTGTCCACTCAACACCGTACCGATGCCCACCGGCTCCCTGGGAGACCGCATTACTCCTTGACTACTTCTACAGTGGTCTTGGTCGTAGGGGCGACATAACAATAACCATGGTACACCCGTTCAAGAGACCCTTCGAGAACTTCGGACCACTGGCTGCCAAGCTTATGGAGGGTATGATGGCTGAGAGGAAGATTGAGTGGATGGGCCTTGGTAGGAACCCCGCCGTGGATTACGTGGATCCAGAGAAGAAGGAGCTTGTCACAACTACCGGTGAAAGGGTTAAGTACGACCTGTTAATACTCATACCACCCCATAGGCCTCCCAAGGCCGTTGCCGAGTCAGACATTGCCAACCCACAGACTGGCTGGGCCGTGGCCACACCACCAACCTTCAGGACTAAGTATGATGATGTGTACGCCATAGGCGATGTGGTGGCCCCATCAGTGGGTCTTGGGATGGCTGGTGTAATAGCTCACTCGTACCTGAAGTACGTGGTTGCCTCCATAGTCTCCGATATCAAGGGTACATACATTGGTAGTGACTTCAGGATATTCGCAAGCTGCGCCCTGGACGTAGGTGGCTTCGGAATGGCGGCTGCCTGCGACTTCACCAAGTTAGCCCTGAAGCAGGCACCACTGCCTGACTGCACATTCCTACCGCCGAGTAGTACCGTTAGGGTGTTTAAGGAGTTCTTTGAGAAGGAGTACTTCGCATGGTTGCTTAAGTACGTGCCCGGGTGA
- a CDS encoding aldo/keto reductase → MNYRELGGTGIRVSEVGFGAWTIGSGMYGNVSVEEGIKMIRRALDLGINVFDTADVYGNGESERLLGRVLRGYDVYIFTKVGYDIYSGTHGQNFRPDYIEYAVRKSLERLGLRRLTLLQLHNPPLRVIRDKEVRSVMRRLVEEGLVEHVGVALGPETNVLNEGLAALEEGYETIMFVFNALEQEPGRTLISEGLRFNAGLMTRVPHASTALNERFMVEFPKTDHRSLRSKEWLMRTREFVEKRLRPIARGLGLTLDAFAIKYVLSYPISTVFITATDTNELETYVRAADGNYLDQETLRKLEELYGEFQSLVSEP, encoded by the coding sequence GTGAATTATAGGGAGCTTGGTGGGACTGGGATTAGGGTTTCGGAGGTTGGGTTTGGTGCATGGACCATTGGTAGTGGTATGTATGGTAATGTAAGTGTTGAGGAGGGAATTAAGATGATTAGGAGGGCTTTGGATCTTGGCATTAATGTTTTTGATACAGCTGACGTGTATGGTAATGGGGAGAGCGAGAGGTTGCTGGGTAGGGTTTTGAGGGGTTACGATGTCTACATATTCACGAAGGTGGGTTATGACATATACTCTGGGACCCATGGTCAGAACTTCAGGCCCGATTACATTGAGTATGCCGTTAGGAAATCCCTGGAGAGGCTTGGGCTTAGGAGGTTAACTTTACTACAGCTTCATAATCCACCCCTGAGGGTTATTAGGGATAAGGAGGTTAGGAGCGTCATGAGGAGGTTGGTTGAGGAGGGGCTTGTGGAGCATGTGGGGGTTGCCCTGGGGCCCGAGACTAACGTGCTTAATGAGGGCTTGGCGGCCCTTGAGGAGGGGTATGAAACAATAATGTTCGTATTCAACGCCCTGGAGCAGGAGCCAGGTAGGACATTAATAAGCGAGGGGTTGAGGTTCAATGCTGGGCTCATGACAAGGGTCCCCCACGCATCCACAGCACTCAATGAGAGGTTCATGGTGGAATTCCCAAAAACAGACCATAGGAGCTTGAGGAGTAAGGAGTGGTTAATGAGGACCAGGGAGTTCGTTGAGAAGAGGTTAAGGCCAATTGCCAGGGGCCTTGGCTTGACCCTGGATGCCTTCGCCATTAAGTACGTGCTGTCATACCCCATATCCACCGTGTTCATAACAGCCACAGACACCAATGAGCTGGAGACCTACGTGAGGGCTGCGGATGGGAACTACCTGGATCAGGAAACTCTGAGGAAGCTGGAGGAACTGTATGGGGAGTTCCAGTCACTGGTTTCGGAACCCTGA